A genomic window from Struthio camelus isolate bStrCam1 chromosome 2, bStrCam1.hap1, whole genome shotgun sequence includes:
- the MC5R gene encoding melanocortin receptor 5, translated as MNTSSPLYVSELNLSAFGSNLTVPTVKSKSSPCEQVVIAAEVFLTLGIVSLLENILVICAIVKNKNLHSPMYFFVCSLAVADMLVSVSNAWETITIYLINNRHIIMEDAFIRHIDNVFDSMICISVVASMCSLLAIAVDRYITIFYALRYHNIMTVKRSGLIIACIWTFCTGCGIVFILYYESTYVVICLITMFFTMLFLMVSLYIHMFLLARTHVKKIAALPGYNSVHQRTSMKGAITLTMLLGIFIVCWAPFFLHLILMISCPQNLYCVCFMSHFNMYLILIMCNSVIDPLIYAFRSQEMRKTFKEIICCYSLRMVCGLSNKY; from the coding sequence ATGAACACGTCCTCTCCACTGTACGTTTCTGAACTAAACCTGAGTGCCTTTGGCAGCAACCTTACTGTGCCTACTGTCAAGAGCAAGTCATCACCATGTGAGCAAGTGGTCATTGCAGCTGAGGTGTTCCTAACTCTGGGCATTGTAAGCCTCCTTGAAAATATCTTAGTTATATGTGCAATAGTTAAGAACAAGAATTTGCATTCACCCATGTATTTCTTTGTTTGCAGTTTAGCAGTAGCTGACATGCTGGTCAGTGTGTCTAATGCTTGGGAGACCATAACAATATACTTAATAAACAATAGGCACATAATTATGGAAGATGCCTTCATCCGTCATATAGACAATGTCTTTGATTCAATGATCTGCATCTCTGTGGTGGCTTCCATGTGCAGTTTGCTGGCTATAGCAGTAGACAGGTATATCACCATCTTCTATGCCCTGCGTTATCACAACATCATGACAGTGAAAAGATCGGGGCTTATCATTGCATGCATCTGGACCTTTTGCACAGGCTGTGGCATTGTCTTCATTCTGTATTATGAATCAACTTATGTTGTCATTTGTCTCATCACTATGTTTTTTACCATGTTGTTCCTCATGGTCTCGCTATATATCCATATGTTCCTCCTGGCTCGTACTCATGTGAAAAAAATAGCGGCTTTGCCTGGATACAACTCTGTCCATCAAAGAACCAGCATGAAGGGAGCCATCACTTTGACTATGCTACTTGGCATCTTCATTGTTTGCTGGGCTCCATTTTTCCTCCATCTCATCCTGATGATCTCCTGCCCTCAAAATCTGTACTGTGTTTGCTTCATGTCTCACTTCAACATGTACCTCATTCTCATTATGTGCAATTCAGTGATTGATCCCTTGATCTATGCCTTTCGTAGCCAAGAAATGAGAAAGACCTTCAAGGAGATCATTTGTTGCTACAGCCTGAGGATGGTCTGTGGGTTGTCGAACAAATATTAG